A genomic window from Deltaproteobacteria bacterium includes:
- a CDS encoding acyl-CoA dehydrogenase family protein — protein MDLTFTPEQDAFRAEARAWLAAHVPERPLPSMDTAEGFRLHREWERVLHDGGYAMVSWPVAYGGRGCNLIEWLIFEEEYWSAGAPGRVNQNGIFLLGPTLMEFGTPEQRARYLPKMARSEEVWAQGWSEPNAGSDMAAIRTSARLDGDQYVLNGQKTWCSRAAFADWIFCLVRTDPKSERHRGLSFILVPLDTPGVRVRPIPQLDGETGFAEVFFDEARVPRANRLGEEHQGWKIAMATAGFERGLMLRSPARFQATARRLRRLWEARGADADPALRDLVVRAWMDAEAYSLSTYATASRLIAGGSIGAEASLNKIFWSEMDVRMHETALALLGADAGFLPPVAPPEAAGWLDGFLFSLAGPIYAGTNEIQRNVIAERVLGLPRD, from the coding sequence ATGGACCTGACCTTCACGCCCGAGCAGGATGCCTTCCGTGCCGAGGCGCGCGCCTGGCTCGCCGCGCACGTGCCGGAGAGGCCCCTCCCCTCGATGGACACCGCCGAGGGATTCCGGCTGCACCGGGAGTGGGAGCGCGTGCTCCACGACGGCGGCTACGCGATGGTTTCGTGGCCGGTCGCGTACGGCGGACGCGGCTGCAATCTGATCGAGTGGCTCATCTTCGAGGAGGAGTACTGGAGCGCGGGCGCCCCCGGGCGCGTCAATCAGAACGGCATCTTCCTCCTCGGACCGACGCTCATGGAGTTCGGCACGCCCGAGCAGAGAGCCCGCTACCTGCCGAAGATGGCGCGAAGCGAAGAGGTCTGGGCGCAGGGATGGTCGGAGCCGAACGCCGGCAGCGACATGGCCGCGATCCGCACGAGCGCGCGCCTCGACGGCGACCAGTACGTGCTGAACGGCCAGAAGACCTGGTGCTCGCGCGCGGCGTTCGCGGACTGGATCTTCTGCCTCGTCCGCACCGATCCGAAATCGGAGCGCCACAGGGGCTTGAGCTTCATCCTGGTGCCGCTCGACACGCCCGGCGTACGTGTCCGGCCGATCCCGCAGCTCGACGGCGAGACCGGCTTTGCCGAGGTGTTCTTCGACGAGGCCCGCGTCCCGCGCGCCAATCGTCTCGGCGAGGAGCACCAAGGCTGGAAGATCGCGATGGCGACGGCGGGTTTCGAGCGCGGCCTCATGTTGCGGAGCCCGGCGCGCTTCCAGGCGACGGCTCGCCGCCTGCGCCGTCTCTGGGAGGCCCGCGGCGCGGACGCCGATCCGGCGCTCCGCGACCTGGTGGTGCGCGCGTGGATGGACGCGGAAGCCTATTCGCTTTCGACCTACGCGACGGCGTCCCGCCTCATCGCCGGCGGCTCGATCGGCGCCGAGGCGAGCCTCAACAAGATCTTCTGGTCCGAGATGGACGTCCGCATGCACGAGACCGCCCTCGCGCTGCTCGGCGCCGACGCGGGCTTCTTGCCGCCCGTGGCGCCGCCGGAGGCGGCGGGCTGGCTCGACGGCTTCTTGTTCTCGCTCGCCGGACCCATCTACGCCGGCACGAACGAGATCCAACGCAACGTGATCGCCGAGCGCGTCCTCGGCTTGCCGCGGGACTGA
- a CDS encoding strictosidine synthase family protein: MRRLIGIALLLVLLAVAAQVVRVLWIGGVFRRIHPHVAGTCHLVPGPVGPEDITIHPRTGIAYLSASDRRGILSGRPAPGAIWAYDLTASDAAPVNLTPRADARFQPHGISLWTGSDGRDALFVVNHPVDDDPPARHAIEIFDVTDGGLLHRATLTDPLLVMPNDLVAVGLDRFYVTNTHAHRPGTMQTIETYLQLAGAEVVFYGPGGFRSAIPDLVFPNGINVSPDGKLLYVASTTGRSVRVYDRDPGSEALAYRRAIPLGSGVDNIEIAADGTLWVAAHPKPLRVGAHRDDPQTLSPSQVLRVTPRGDVAEVYLDDGSTISGASVAAVRGNRMLIGQIFDEGFLDCALAGGTAP; this comes from the coding sequence ATGCGCCGGCTGATCGGAATCGCCCTCCTGCTGGTCCTGCTGGCGGTCGCCGCGCAGGTCGTGCGCGTACTCTGGATCGGCGGGGTCTTCCGCCGCATCCACCCCCACGTCGCGGGCACGTGTCATCTCGTGCCCGGGCCCGTTGGCCCCGAGGACATCACCATCCACCCGCGGACCGGCATCGCGTATCTGTCGGCGAGCGACCGCCGCGGCATCTTGTCCGGGCGGCCGGCGCCGGGCGCCATCTGGGCCTACGATCTCACCGCCTCCGACGCGGCGCCCGTGAACCTCACCCCGCGCGCCGACGCCCGCTTCCAGCCGCACGGCATCAGCCTCTGGACCGGCTCCGACGGACGCGACGCGCTCTTCGTCGTGAACCACCCGGTCGACGACGACCCGCCGGCGCGGCACGCGATCGAGATCTTCGACGTCACCGATGGCGGCCTCCTGCACCGCGCCACGCTCACCGACCCGCTGCTCGTCATGCCGAACGACCTCGTCGCGGTCGGTCTCGACCGCTTCTACGTAACCAATACGCACGCGCACCGGCCGGGGACGATGCAGACGATCGAAACGTACCTGCAGCTCGCCGGCGCAGAGGTCGTCTTCTACGGGCCCGGCGGCTTCCGCTCCGCGATACCGGACCTCGTCTTCCCGAACGGCATCAACGTGAGCCCGGACGGGAAGCTGCTCTACGTCGCCTCGACCACCGGCCGAAGCGTCCGGGTCTACGACCGCGACCCGGGCAGCGAGGCGCTGGCGTACCGCCGCGCCATCCCGCTCGGCAGCGGGGTCGACAACATCGAGATCGCCGCCGACGGAACCCTCTGGGTGGCGGCGCACCCGAAGCCGCTGCGCGTCGGAGCGCATCGCGACGACCCGCAGACCCTGTCACCCTCGCAGGTGCTCCGTGTGACGCCCCGGGGCGACGTCGCCGAGGTCTATCTCGACGACGGCAGTACGATCTCGGGCGCGAGCGTCGCCGCCGTGCGCGGGAACCGCATGCTGATCGGCCAGATCTTCGACGAGGGTTTCCTCGACTGCGCACTCGCCGGCGGCACGGCGCCCTGA
- a CDS encoding OB-fold domain-containing protein has product MKTKVSAREGWFDANPERPRLIGSRCRSCRSYFFPQEAFACRNPSCGSSELEDVPLSATGTLWSYTDNHYQPPAPYVSPDPFVPYAIAAVELADEQMVVLGQVANGVATADLKVGMRMDLVAETLYADDATEYLVWKWTPAASSERADRSRP; this is encoded by the coding sequence GTGAAAACCAAGGTGTCGGCGCGTGAGGGCTGGTTCGACGCGAATCCGGAACGACCCCGTTTGATCGGCAGCCGTTGCCGCTCGTGCCGAAGCTATTTCTTTCCGCAGGAGGCGTTCGCCTGTCGGAACCCCTCCTGCGGCAGCAGCGAGCTCGAGGACGTGCCGCTCTCCGCGACCGGGACCCTCTGGTCGTACACCGACAACCACTATCAGCCGCCGGCGCCCTATGTCTCGCCCGATCCGTTCGTGCCGTACGCGATTGCGGCGGTGGAGCTCGCCGACGAGCAGATGGTCGTCCTCGGGCAGGTCGCGAACGGCGTCGCGACCGCGGACCTGAAGGTCGGCATGCGCATGGACCTCGTCGCGGAGACGCTCTACGCGGACGACGCCACGGAGTACCTCGTCTGGAAATGGACCCCGGCCGCGTCCTCGGAGCGGGCCGATCGGAGTCGGCCGTGA
- a CDS encoding Zn-dependent alcohol dehydrogenase, which translates to MVKGAVMHNFMEPLKVESLKLKPLREGEIAVKMVASGVCHSDLSVLQAKLPVPPPVVLGHEGAGIVEEVGAGVTDLKPGDHVVLAWVANCGKCNYCANERTHLCEQAIQSAMLGQEAVFEMGGTDVSRMAGVGSFADHTIVRATSAIKVRDDVPLEVACLVGCGVMTGVGAAINTAKVRPGQTVAVFGCGGVGLNVIQGAALCGAARIIAVDLAPSKLKMAQQFGATDVVNAKDNADAPSAIKELTGGHGVDYAFEVVGTSALIQQAYLSVKRGGAVVCVGVVPMGQTIEIPGMMLSLEEKSLLGCLYGSANVRRDMPLLIDLYMQKRLKIDELVSKKIKLEDVNGAFDAMEKGEVARSVIVY; encoded by the coding sequence ATGGTCAAAGGCGCCGTCATGCACAATTTCATGGAGCCGCTCAAGGTCGAGTCGCTCAAGCTGAAGCCGCTCCGCGAGGGGGAGATCGCCGTCAAGATGGTGGCGAGCGGCGTCTGCCACTCCGACCTCTCGGTGCTGCAGGCGAAGCTCCCCGTTCCGCCGCCCGTCGTGCTCGGCCACGAAGGGGCGGGAATCGTCGAGGAGGTCGGCGCCGGCGTGACCGACCTCAAGCCGGGCGATCATGTCGTGCTTGCCTGGGTCGCGAACTGCGGCAAGTGCAACTACTGCGCGAACGAGCGCACCCACCTCTGCGAGCAGGCGATCCAGTCCGCGATGCTGGGGCAGGAGGCCGTGTTCGAGATGGGCGGCACGGACGTCTCGCGCATGGCGGGTGTGGGATCGTTCGCGGATCACACGATCGTGCGCGCCACCTCGGCCATCAAGGTCCGCGACGACGTGCCCCTCGAGGTGGCGTGCCTCGTCGGCTGCGGCGTCATGACGGGCGTCGGCGCGGCGATCAACACCGCCAAGGTGCGTCCGGGCCAGACGGTCGCGGTGTTCGGCTGCGGTGGCGTCGGTCTGAACGTGATCCAGGGCGCCGCGCTCTGCGGCGCGGCGCGCATCATCGCCGTCGACCTGGCGCCGTCCAAGCTCAAGATGGCGCAGCAGTTCGGCGCGACCGACGTCGTGAACGCGAAGGACAACGCCGACGCGCCGAGCGCGATCAAGGAGCTCACCGGCGGCCACGGCGTCGACTACGCCTTCGAGGTCGTGGGAACCTCGGCCCTGATCCAGCAGGCCTACCTCTCGGTGAAGCGCGGCGGCGCGGTCGTGTGCGTCGGCGTCGTGCCCATGGGTCAGACCATCGAGATCCCGGGCATGATGCTCTCCCTCGAGGAGAAGTCGCTCCTCGGATGTCTCTACGGCTCGGCCAACGTCCGCCGCGACATGCCGCTCCTCATCGACCTGTACATGCAGAAGCGCCTCAAGATCGACGAGCTCGTGTCGAAGAAGATCAAGCTCGAGGACGTGAACGGCGCGTTCGACGCGATGGAGAAGGGTGAGGTCGCGCGGTCCGTGATCGTCTACTAG
- a CDS encoding ketoacid CoA transferase, translating into MTTSGYTLAELCITAAAEAWRGDGEVLASGLGLVPRLAAGLARLTFGPDLMMTDAECLLVAEPVPVGKRPAGYRMPVEGWLPFRKVFDLLWSGRRHAMTMPTQIDRFGTINISYIGGTFEKPKVQLLGVRGIPGNTINHPCSFFIPDHSTRAFVERVDMASGAGYDPARWQPGVRRDLHELRLVVTNLAVLDFGGPGHAMRLRSVHPGVSIEQVEAATSFPLARAADVGETPAPTEEQLRLIRTVLDPHDTRATVFKK; encoded by the coding sequence ATGACGACCTCCGGCTACACGCTCGCCGAGCTCTGCATCACCGCCGCCGCCGAGGCGTGGCGCGGCGACGGCGAGGTCCTCGCCTCGGGTCTGGGGCTCGTGCCACGCCTCGCGGCCGGCCTGGCGCGGCTCACCTTCGGCCCCGACCTCATGATGACCGACGCCGAGTGCCTGCTCGTCGCCGAGCCGGTGCCGGTCGGCAAGCGGCCGGCCGGGTATCGCATGCCCGTCGAAGGCTGGCTGCCGTTCCGCAAGGTGTTCGATCTGCTCTGGAGCGGGCGCCGTCACGCCATGACGATGCCGACCCAGATCGACCGCTTCGGCACGATCAACATCAGCTACATCGGCGGCACGTTCGAGAAGCCCAAGGTGCAGCTCCTCGGCGTGCGCGGCATCCCGGGCAACACGATCAACCACCCGTGCAGCTTCTTCATCCCCGACCACTCGACCCGCGCGTTCGTCGAGCGCGTCGACATGGCGTCCGGTGCGGGCTACGACCCCGCGCGCTGGCAACCGGGCGTACGGCGCGACCTCCACGAGCTCCGCCTCGTCGTCACCAACCTGGCCGTGCTCGACTTCGGCGGCCCCGGCCACGCCATGCGCCTGCGTTCCGTCCATCCCGGCGTGAGCATCGAGCAGGTCGAAGCCGCGACGAGCTTCCCGCTCGCGCGCGCCGCCGACGTCGGGGAGACGCCGGCGCCGACCGAGGAGCAGCTGCGTCTCATCCGTACGGTCCTCGACCCGCACGACACGCGGGCGACCGTCTTCAAGAAATAG
- a CDS encoding CoA transferase subunit A yields MADKRRTLPEVVAELRDGMTIGIGGWGARRKPMALVREIVRSPLRDLTIVSYGGPDVGLLCAAGKVRRLVFGFVSLDLIPLDPHFRAARQAGGLQVMELDEGMIQWGLRAAMLRLPFLPTRAGLATDVERLHPELRTVVSPYGDGERLLAMPALALDAALVHADHADARGNAQILGPDPYFDDLFCGAARKRYVTCERVVPTGSFAEHGCLHTLVLDRGMVDAVVEAPLGAHPTSCTPAYGIDLEHLKVYAAAATPEGWADYRTRFVDVGAAAYLAAVGGAERVRAIPPPIF; encoded by the coding sequence ATGGCCGATAAGCGCCGGACGCTGCCCGAGGTCGTCGCCGAGCTCCGCGACGGCATGACGATCGGGATCGGTGGCTGGGGCGCGCGCCGGAAGCCGATGGCGCTGGTGCGCGAGATCGTGCGCTCGCCGCTGCGCGATCTCACGATCGTGTCGTACGGCGGGCCCGACGTCGGCCTCCTCTGCGCCGCCGGTAAGGTGCGCCGGCTCGTCTTCGGCTTCGTCTCCCTGGATCTCATTCCCCTCGACCCCCATTTCCGGGCGGCGCGCCAGGCCGGCGGCCTGCAGGTGATGGAGCTCGACGAAGGCATGATCCAGTGGGGCCTGCGCGCCGCGATGCTGCGCCTCCCCTTCCTGCCGACGCGCGCGGGCCTGGCGACCGACGTGGAGCGCCTGCATCCGGAGCTCCGGACCGTCGTGTCGCCGTACGGCGATGGCGAGCGCCTGCTCGCGATGCCCGCCCTCGCGCTCGACGCCGCGCTCGTCCACGCCGACCACGCCGACGCGCGCGGCAACGCGCAGATCCTCGGCCCCGACCCGTACTTCGACGACCTCTTCTGCGGAGCCGCCCGCAAGCGTTACGTGACGTGCGAGCGCGTGGTCCCGACCGGGAGCTTCGCGGAGCACGGCTGCCTGCACACGCTCGTGCTCGACCGCGGCATGGTGGACGCCGTGGTCGAGGCGCCGCTCGGAGCGCATCCGACGTCGTGCACGCCGGCCTACGGCATCGACCTCGAGCACCTCAAGGTCTACGCCGCGGCGGCGACCCCCGAAGGATGGGCCGACTACCGCACGCGCTTCGTCGACGTCGGCGCGGCCGCGTATCTCGCCGCCGTCGGCGGCGCCGAGCGGGTCCGCGCGATCCCGCCGCCGATCTTCTGA
- a CDS encoding acyl-CoA dehydrogenase family protein: protein MHFAFDDEHLRFRDSVRGVLDRLCTPAAVRRVWEDPHAHDAGRWRALAELGLLGLLVPERAGGLGLDEVALVLALEETGRAALPEAVVDTALVAVPLLAGLEDRAFADPWLGRIAAGEVVVGVGCPPNPWVAHADVAELLLLVDRDEIHALPRAEVRSEPLPHLDGAQRLFRVTSAPSARTRVAAGAHGRRLHAAAVDRGALGTAVQLLGVAARLIDEAVRYARQREQFGRAIGGFQAIKHMLANAQVRLEFARPVVYRAAFGVARDLSTRGRDVSHAKLVTADAATFAARTALQVHGAIGYTWEVDLHVWMKRAWALETAWGTSSWHRGRVASAVLDSQEDAS from the coding sequence ATGCACTTCGCCTTCGACGACGAGCACCTCCGGTTCCGGGACAGCGTCCGCGGCGTGCTGGATCGGCTGTGCACGCCGGCGGCCGTACGCCGGGTCTGGGAGGACCCGCACGCGCACGACGCGGGCCGCTGGCGCGCCCTCGCGGAGCTCGGCCTCCTCGGCCTGCTCGTGCCGGAGCGCGCGGGCGGACTCGGGCTCGACGAAGTGGCGCTCGTGCTGGCGCTCGAGGAGACCGGCCGCGCGGCGCTGCCCGAGGCCGTCGTCGACACGGCGCTCGTGGCCGTGCCGCTGCTCGCGGGGCTCGAAGACCGAGCCTTCGCCGATCCCTGGCTCGGCCGTATCGCGGCGGGCGAGGTCGTGGTGGGCGTCGGCTGCCCGCCGAACCCGTGGGTCGCGCACGCCGACGTGGCGGAGCTCCTGCTGCTCGTCGACCGGGACGAGATCCACGCGCTTCCCCGCGCGGAGGTCCGGAGCGAGCCCCTGCCCCATCTCGACGGGGCGCAACGGCTGTTCCGCGTCACGTCGGCGCCGTCGGCGCGCACGCGGGTCGCGGCCGGCGCCCACGGCCGCCGCCTCCACGCGGCGGCGGTCGACCGCGGCGCCCTCGGCACCGCGGTCCAGCTGCTCGGCGTCGCCGCACGGCTCATCGACGAAGCCGTCCGCTACGCGCGGCAGCGCGAGCAGTTCGGCCGTGCGATCGGCGGCTTCCAGGCCATCAAGCACATGCTCGCGAACGCGCAGGTGCGCCTCGAGTTCGCGCGACCGGTCGTGTACCGGGCGGCCTTCGGGGTCGCCCGCGACCTTTCCACCCGCGGCCGCGACGTATCGCACGCCAAGCTGGTCACGGCCGACGCCGCGACCTTCGCGGCGCGCACCGCGCTCCAGGTCCACGGCGCGATCGGCTACACCTGGGAGGTGGACCTCCACGTCTGGATGAAGCGTGCCTGGGCCCTCGAAACGGCGTGGGGTACGAGCAGTTGGCACCGCGGCCGCGTCGCCTCGGCCGTACTGGACTCGCAGGAGGACGCATCGTGA
- a CDS encoding enoyl-CoA hydratase family protein, which translates to MPIRTSVAGRIAEVLLDHPPVNALDSAGWAELARTITEIGGRDDVSVVLLVAEGRGFCAGVDIKELARDAKLITKVNKGCYDAFAAIHDCPVPVVAAAHGFVLGGGIGLVGSCDVILASDDATFGLPEIDRGALGAASHLLRMFPIQKVRKMLYTGEPITAAEAYRLGALEAVVPRPDLRATARALAAKIAAKSPKALRLAKESLNGIELLDLKKSYRFEQGFTLELYTSPDSQEARDAFVQKRGATFTDQGK; encoded by the coding sequence GTGCCGATCCGTACCTCCGTCGCTGGCCGCATCGCTGAGGTCTTGCTCGACCATCCGCCCGTGAATGCCCTCGATAGCGCCGGCTGGGCGGAGCTCGCGCGGACGATTACCGAGATCGGCGGACGCGACGACGTGAGCGTCGTCCTCCTCGTGGCCGAAGGGCGCGGCTTCTGCGCCGGCGTCGACATCAAAGAGCTCGCGCGCGACGCGAAGCTCATCACCAAGGTCAACAAGGGCTGCTACGATGCCTTCGCCGCCATCCACGACTGCCCCGTTCCCGTCGTCGCCGCAGCCCATGGCTTCGTGCTCGGCGGCGGCATCGGCCTCGTCGGCTCGTGCGACGTGATCCTGGCCTCGGACGACGCGACATTCGGCCTCCCGGAGATCGATCGCGGCGCGCTCGGCGCGGCGTCGCACCTGCTGCGCATGTTCCCGATCCAGAAGGTGCGCAAGATGCTCTACACCGGCGAGCCGATCACCGCCGCCGAGGCGTACCGGCTCGGCGCCCTCGAGGCCGTCGTGCCGCGCCCCGACCTGCGGGCGACCGCCCGGGCGCTCGCCGCCAAGATCGCCGCCAAGAGCCCGAAGGCGCTCCGTCTCGCCAAGGAGTCGCTGAACGGCATCGAGCTCCTCGACCTCAAGAAGAGCTATCGCTTCGAGCAGGGGTTCACGCTCGAGCTCTACACCTCACCCGACTCCCAGGAGGCGCGCGACGCCTTCGTCCAGAAGCGCGGCGCGACGTTCACCGACCAAGGGAAGTAG
- a CDS encoding alpha/beta hydrolase, with amino-acid sequence MPPHQIVSFTGHGGLRLAGDAWGDPTAAPVVLLPGGGQTRHSWRGTGRAIARAGWYAVSLDARGHGDSAWAEDGDYTIDAFAADLRAVAAALGRAPVVVGASLGGITALIAEGEATGTAAAMVLVDVAARIEVAGAERVRAFMSAFPDGFASLEEAADVVAAYLPHRPRPRQLAGLTKSLRQGPDGRWRWHWDPRFLGGARPPSDVANPPRLAAAAAALTVPTLLVRGQQSDVLSEAGAADFLRLVPHARYVDVTDAGHMVAGDRNDRFTDAVVGFLAGLTNGNP; translated from the coding sequence ATGCCCCCGCACCAGATCGTGAGCTTCACCGGCCATGGCGGTCTCAGGCTCGCCGGCGACGCGTGGGGTGATCCGACCGCGGCTCCGGTGGTGCTGCTGCCGGGCGGTGGCCAGACGCGCCACTCGTGGCGGGGCACCGGCCGCGCGATCGCCCGCGCCGGCTGGTACGCGGTGTCCCTCGACGCGCGCGGTCACGGCGACAGCGCGTGGGCGGAGGACGGCGACTACACGATCGACGCCTTTGCCGCGGACCTGCGCGCGGTCGCGGCGGCGCTCGGCCGAGCGCCGGTCGTCGTCGGCGCGTCGCTCGGCGGCATCACGGCGCTGATCGCCGAGGGCGAAGCAACGGGCACGGCGGCCGCAATGGTGCTCGTGGACGTCGCGGCGAGGATCGAGGTCGCGGGCGCGGAGCGCGTACGCGCGTTCATGTCCGCGTTCCCGGACGGCTTCGCGAGCCTCGAGGAGGCGGCGGACGTGGTCGCGGCGTACCTCCCGCACCGGCCCCGCCCGCGCCAGCTCGCCGGCCTCACGAAGAGCCTCCGCCAAGGTCCCGACGGCCGCTGGCGCTGGCACTGGGATCCGCGCTTCCTCGGCGGCGCGCGACCGCCGTCGGACGTCGCCAATCCGCCGCGGCTCGCGGCGGCCGCCGCGGCCCTCACGGTGCCGACCCTTCTCGTCCGCGGCCAGCAGAGCGACGTGCTTTCCGAGGCAGGCGCGGCCGACTTCCTGCGGCTCGTGCCACACGCGCGCTACGTCGACGTGACGGATGCCGGCCACATGGTGGCCGGCGACCGCAACGACCGCTTCACCGACGCCGTCGTGGGCTTTCTCGCCGGACTGACGAACGGCAACCCGTGA
- a CDS encoding FAD-dependent oxidoreductase: MRDAHAVRRWDREADVVVVGLGCAGACAAIESAEAGADTLVLERAGGGGGTSALAGGLIYLGGGTPVQEACGYHDTPEAMAAFLTAACGPETDRAKVAVYCEESVAHFHWLEAHGVPFKRSFYPEPSMEPPTDDCLVFSGGEDAHPFDRLTPPVPRAHKPQHPNAAGGFLMQRLVAAAERSGAAIVADARVDTLVVERDGRVAGVVARHDGREQVVRARRAVVLAAGGFIQNDAMLRRHSPLLTKCSFRLGVEGDDGRAIRMAMGAGADVARMHAGEVAVPITPPRRLVRGILVTSAGQRFINEDAYYGRIGQEGLFRQDGRMFLIVDTAIYERNSAGFEATFVEETVADLERVGGFPEGSLQRTVELYNRHAAIGVDPLFHKHARFLQPLTAAPFAAIDCSTDKVVWATFTLGGLRTRPDGAVLRPDEQALPGLFAAGRTTNGIAAEGYVSGISIGDGTFFGRRAGRNAARAR, from the coding sequence GTGCGCGACGCGCACGCGGTACGCCGCTGGGATCGCGAGGCCGACGTCGTCGTCGTCGGCCTCGGCTGCGCGGGGGCGTGCGCCGCGATCGAGTCCGCGGAGGCCGGCGCCGATACGCTCGTTCTCGAGCGCGCGGGCGGCGGCGGCGGAACCTCGGCGCTGGCGGGCGGGCTCATCTATCTCGGCGGCGGCACGCCGGTGCAGGAGGCCTGCGGTTATCACGACACGCCCGAGGCCATGGCCGCGTTCCTGACGGCCGCGTGTGGTCCCGAGACCGATCGGGCGAAGGTCGCGGTCTACTGCGAGGAAAGCGTCGCCCACTTCCACTGGCTCGAGGCGCACGGCGTGCCATTCAAGCGGAGCTTCTACCCCGAACCGTCGATGGAGCCGCCGACCGACGACTGCCTGGTGTTCTCCGGGGGCGAGGATGCGCATCCGTTCGATCGCCTCACGCCCCCGGTGCCGCGCGCCCACAAGCCGCAGCACCCGAACGCCGCCGGCGGCTTCCTCATGCAGCGGCTCGTCGCCGCGGCCGAGCGCAGCGGCGCCGCGATCGTCGCCGACGCGCGCGTCGACACGCTCGTCGTCGAGCGCGACGGCCGTGTCGCCGGCGTCGTCGCGCGCCATGACGGCCGCGAGCAAGTGGTGCGCGCCCGCCGCGCCGTGGTGCTCGCCGCGGGCGGCTTCATCCAGAACGACGCCATGCTGCGCCGCCACAGCCCGCTTCTCACGAAGTGCTCCTTCCGGCTCGGGGTCGAGGGCGACGACGGCCGCGCGATCCGCATGGCGATGGGCGCGGGTGCCGACGTGGCGCGCATGCACGCCGGCGAGGTCGCGGTGCCGATCACGCCGCCGCGCCGCCTGGTTCGCGGCATCCTCGTCACCTCCGCGGGCCAGCGCTTCATCAACGAGGACGCCTACTACGGACGCATCGGCCAAGAGGGCCTCTTCCGGCAGGACGGCCGCATGTTCCTGATCGTCGACACGGCGATCTACGAGCGGAACTCGGCCGGCTTCGAGGCGACCTTCGTCGAGGAGACGGTCGCCGATCTCGAGCGCGTCGGCGGCTTTCCCGAGGGCAGCCTGCAGCGCACCGTCGAGCTCTACAATCGCCACGCGGCGATCGGCGTGGACCCGCTCTTCCACAAGCACGCCCGCTTCCTGCAACCGCTCACCGCGGCGCCGTTCGCGGCGATCGACTGCAGCACCGACAAGGTCGTCTGGGCCACCTTCACCCTCGGCGGCCTGCGCACCCGCCCCGACGGCGCCGTGCTGCGGCCGGACGAGCAGGCGCTTCCCGGGCTGTTCGCCGCGGGCCGCACGACGAACGGCATCGCCGCGGAGGGCTACGTGAGCGGTATTTCCATCGGCGACGGCACCTTTTTCGGCCGCCGTGCGGGGCGCAACGCGGCGCGGGCTCGGTAG